From the genome of Sphingobacterium kitahiroshimense, one region includes:
- a CDS encoding PqqD family protein, with product MKLRTDLVLRTIGSDHMIVDPSQDMVDLSTVYTLNDSAAWLWEQLKGIEFSSATVVELLCEHYDVTETQAQADAEILIQDFEKQGLLQK from the coding sequence ATGAAATTAAGAACAGATTTAGTTTTAAGAACAATAGGTTCGGATCACATGATTGTGGATCCTAGTCAAGATATGGTCGATCTTTCTACAGTATATACATTAAATGATTCTGCAGCATGGCTTTGGGAGCAGTTGAAAGGAATAGAATTCTCAAGTGCTACTGTAGTTGAGCTACTCTGCGAACACTATGATGTAACGGAAACACAGGCACAAGCTGATGCTGAAATTTTAATTCAGGATTTCGAAAAACAAGGTTTGCTGCAAAAATAA
- a CDS encoding S24 family peptidase translates to MDKTEPRIITNELYFEEVQRLLHEGKEVCIRIKGNSMLPFIKNGDRVLLEAYHGTPLPSGANILAKHEGKFVFHRYVGKKNGNIVLAGDGNIALHEYVTSSDIIAIATKHYSQDSDLAKDINSTWPRFRGMSWYRLRIVRRVISALKRRYLT, encoded by the coding sequence ATGGATAAAACAGAACCACGTATCATCACGAATGAGCTGTATTTTGAAGAAGTACAACGTTTACTCCACGAAGGAAAAGAAGTTTGCATCCGCATAAAGGGCAATAGCATGTTACCTTTTATCAAGAATGGAGACCGAGTATTGCTTGAAGCTTATCATGGAACTCCTTTACCCTCAGGAGCAAACATCCTGGCTAAGCATGAAGGAAAGTTTGTTTTTCATCGCTATGTGGGTAAAAAGAATGGAAACATTGTTCTTGCCGGGGATGGAAATATCGCATTGCACGAGTATGTAACATCATCCGATATTATAGCGATTGCTACAAAACATTATTCACAAGACAGTGATCTAGCAAAAGATATCAACAGCACCTGGCCACGGTTTAGGGGTATGAGCTGGTACCGACTAAGGATCGTTAGGAGGGTAATCAGTGCACTAAAAAGAAGGTATCTGACCTAA
- a CDS encoding dienelactone hydrolase family protein: MKALIMTIICFCVTETSFGQLKPVRYSDGDQALAGLVNTDAGEGAPGVLILPAWMGIDDEATQAAVQLSKEGYITFVADIYGEGNKPTTAAEAGQQAGKYKNDPEAYQRRIRLALEQLVKAGASPRRLAVIGYCFGGTGALEAARAGMEVQGVVSIHGNLGKGNRPDGPIKTKILVLHGAADPHVSPEEIANFRKEVEHAGADWQMIYYAAAKHAFTNPASSDFEPLAAQRSWKHLLIFLQEILK, encoded by the coding sequence ATGAAAGCCTTAATAATGACAATCATATGTTTTTGTGTCACAGAAACGAGTTTCGGTCAGCTTAAGCCTGTGCGTTACTCCGACGGAGACCAGGCATTAGCTGGTTTAGTAAATACAGATGCAGGCGAGGGTGCTCCTGGAGTTTTGATTCTCCCTGCTTGGATGGGTATTGACGATGAAGCGACACAGGCGGCAGTACAGCTCAGCAAGGAAGGTTATATTACATTTGTTGCAGACATCTACGGAGAAGGAAATAAACCCACTACTGCTGCTGAAGCGGGGCAACAGGCTGGAAAGTATAAGAACGATCCTGAAGCATATCAGAGAAGGATCCGTTTAGCACTAGAACAACTTGTAAAAGCTGGAGCAAGTCCACGTCGTTTGGCTGTGATCGGCTATTGTTTCGGTGGTACGGGAGCGCTTGAGGCGGCTAGGGCCGGTATGGAAGTGCAAGGTGTTGTTTCCATACATGGCAACCTTGGTAAAGGTAACCGTCCAGATGGCCCCATCAAAACCAAAATACTGGTTCTACATGGCGCTGCAGATCCTCATGTATCTCCGGAAGAGATCGCTAATTTCAGAAAAGAGGTGGAGCATGCAGGAGCAGATTGGCAAATGATCTATTATGCGGCCGCAAAACATGCCTTTACCAATCCTGCCAGTAGTGATTTCGAACCTTTAGCAGCGCAGCGTTCGTGGAAACATCTACTCATATTCTTACAGGAAATATTGAAATAA
- a CDS encoding tetratricopeptide repeat protein, whose amino-acid sequence MIKKKFWKIAFLSSAYIVALCFVSYAQELTKDYTGSITKYNSNFKGIGPKVYFVPPPKSRTEQLIDIFDSNMRKDYAKKIAQELRYKTLLTQVNSLPNIGRFQYLMKPEPTDLATWNELLNRIRQNYDDQVNLALVNEAGLFAINNNLPDQAISYFENAILIAAKESNKLDRIVLHQNLAAVLLYSGNFEKASVVAQENLNLAVQSKDYHDQANAWMQIALAKSGKRNYHEAEQNIIRKAIPLYNKAKAYEDKIIAWEQLAQVYFEQNKYTEAQWFLLQAQQLAENKKITNELPAIEYLLASSKLLDKNFKIAKKEFLSTLLLARERKNVPLELAVLDKLGEVYIHLKDFEEADKTYQNFTTLKATFKQVKDL is encoded by the coding sequence ATGATTAAAAAGAAATTTTGGAAAATAGCCTTTCTCAGTAGTGCTTATATAGTGGCATTATGCTTCGTGTCTTATGCGCAGGAATTAACCAAAGATTATACTGGTTCAATAACAAAGTATAACAGTAATTTCAAAGGAATAGGTCCAAAGGTATATTTTGTCCCGCCACCTAAGTCAAGAACGGAGCAATTGATTGACATATTTGATAGCAATATGAGAAAAGATTATGCTAAAAAGATTGCTCAAGAACTTCGCTATAAAACGTTACTCACCCAAGTTAATAGTCTACCGAATATAGGACGGTTTCAATATTTAATGAAACCAGAACCTACGGACTTAGCAACATGGAATGAACTCTTGAACCGCATCAGACAAAATTACGATGATCAAGTAAACCTCGCGCTAGTAAATGAAGCAGGGCTATTTGCAATCAATAATAATTTACCCGATCAAGCAATTTCCTATTTTGAAAATGCAATCCTGATTGCGGCAAAAGAAAGCAATAAACTGGATCGTATTGTCTTACATCAAAACTTAGCGGCAGTGCTACTTTATTCCGGTAATTTTGAAAAAGCTAGTGTTGTAGCTCAGGAAAATTTAAATCTGGCAGTTCAATCTAAAGACTATCATGACCAAGCAAATGCCTGGATGCAAATAGCATTAGCCAAAAGTGGCAAGAGAAATTATCATGAAGCCGAACAAAATATCATCAGAAAAGCGATACCGCTCTATAATAAAGCGAAAGCTTATGAAGATAAAATAATTGCCTGGGAGCAATTAGCACAGGTTTATTTTGAGCAAAATAAATACACGGAGGCACAATGGTTTCTACTTCAGGCACAGCAACTAGCAGAAAATAAAAAGATCACAAATGAGTTACCGGCAATTGAATATCTGCTGGCTTCATCAAAATTGTTAGATAAAAACTTTAAAATAGCCAAAAAAGAATTTTTATCTACGCTTCTACTAGCCCGCGAAAGGAAAAATGTACCCCTTGAGCTCGCTGTATTAGATAAACTTGGTGAAGTGTACATACATCTAAAAGACTTTGAAGAGGCTGATAAAACTTATCAAAACTTCACAACCTTAAAAGCGACATTCAAGCAGGTTAAAGATTTATAA
- a CDS encoding ABC transporter ATP-binding protein — MTNNNNLKQHIRWAWSISQGYRSKLLLYFILELIAIVLSLLFVYLSKKAVDMAISPEDLPLKWTLIGIVTSVAIGIGIRAYTSWLNERIKMMMTFQLQRNMLDAQMLSVWKLIKNWHTGDIQIRIQTDCEEVATMIAKSALSFLLTVIQLLASLAFLWYMDPMLALMILAISPLFLFSKIYFQKMRKLSREVKSEESNFSNILQENLRFRLLIRAMGIFPKRRQKLTASQQELFILKMKQLNFSTYTQSAMKICINAGYLLTFIWGIYRLHSGQISFGTMTAFLQLVARIQTPILALITYIPGFVRFRVSADRLLELKEGEIEPQIEQQRLLQTTALQIQDLSFRYEDKWVLNNLNLNLMAGQPTAIVGPSGKGKTTLIRLLLSLIKAEKGQILLTDHEGTRPLTAAHRINFAYIPQGNSLFSGTIRENLMLHVKEGEHIALEKALWIACAEFVLELPDGVDTVVGESGMGLSEGQAQRIAIARALMHNGDIWLFDEVTSALDRNTADTLIKRLLEFGQDKLCLFVTHDLNLADTCVQRIYLD, encoded by the coding sequence GTGACCAATAATAATAACTTGAAACAGCATATCCGCTGGGCCTGGTCGATAAGCCAGGGATACCGATCGAAACTGCTCCTGTATTTTATATTGGAGCTTATTGCTATTGTGCTCTCCCTACTTTTTGTGTATCTCTCCAAAAAAGCGGTAGACATGGCCATTTCTCCGGAAGACCTTCCGTTGAAGTGGACACTGATCGGAATTGTGACAAGTGTTGCTATTGGCATCGGAATACGGGCATATACCAGCTGGCTTAATGAAAGGATCAAAATGATGATGACCTTTCAGCTGCAACGGAATATGCTCGATGCACAGATGCTCTCGGTCTGGAAACTGATCAAAAACTGGCATACAGGTGATATCCAGATCCGAATCCAAACGGATTGCGAAGAAGTGGCCACTATGATCGCAAAATCGGCACTTTCATTTCTGCTTACCGTAATACAATTACTTGCTTCACTGGCGTTTTTATGGTATATGGATCCGATGCTGGCACTCATGATATTGGCCATATCGCCCCTATTCCTATTTTCGAAAATATACTTCCAAAAAATGCGCAAGCTGAGCAGGGAAGTAAAAAGTGAAGAGAGTAATTTCTCTAACATTCTGCAAGAAAATCTTCGCTTTCGACTCTTGATCCGGGCTATGGGTATCTTTCCAAAAAGAAGGCAAAAACTCACCGCCAGCCAGCAGGAGCTTTTCATTTTGAAAATGAAACAGCTCAATTTTTCGACCTATACCCAGAGTGCCATGAAAATCTGTATCAATGCGGGCTATCTGCTCACCTTTATCTGGGGAATCTATAGACTGCATAGTGGACAGATCTCATTTGGTACCATGACAGCGTTTTTGCAATTGGTGGCAAGGATACAAACACCGATTCTCGCACTGATCACCTATATACCGGGTTTTGTACGGTTCAGAGTTTCTGCCGACCGCCTCTTAGAACTTAAAGAAGGTGAGATAGAACCGCAGATCGAACAGCAAAGGTTACTGCAAACAACAGCGCTACAGATCCAGGATCTATCTTTTAGATATGAAGATAAATGGGTGTTAAATAACCTGAATTTAAACCTGATGGCGGGTCAGCCTACCGCGATCGTAGGTCCCAGCGGTAAAGGAAAAACAACCCTGATACGCTTATTGCTATCGCTGATCAAAGCAGAAAAAGGCCAGATATTACTCACGGACCACGAGGGTACCAGACCCTTAACTGCTGCACACCGCATCAATTTTGCCTATATTCCACAGGGAAATTCACTCTTCAGTGGAACTATTCGGGAAAACCTGATGCTCCATGTTAAAGAAGGCGAGCATATTGCTTTAGAAAAAGCCCTATGGATTGCCTGTGCAGAATTTGTACTGGAACTGCCTGATGGTGTCGATACCGTGGTCGGTGAATCGGGAATGGGCCTATCCGAAGGACAGGCGCAACGCATTGCGATTGCCCGAGCGCTGATGCATAATGGTGATATCTGGTTATTTGATGAAGTGACTTCGGCACTGGACAGAAATACGGCCGACACACTGATCAAAAGACTTTTAGAATTTGGGCAAGATAAATTATGCCTTTTTGTAACACATGACTTAAACTTGGCCGATACATGCGTACAGCGTATCTATCTCGACTAA
- a CDS encoding DUF3843 family protein — protein MKKNRIYIQDWLGQHPYQGRSDADRFYLEVANDIQDALNTLWFDEEETDALIRPEMIKTLSVYLTCYLEDVVSGTKLFDAFRKEHQAIYGKVLPFFEDAALTDYYPEDINPQDVLVLAWLFFSERNPHLFLDKEGRLLALVTDLAYAVLEEYYETAPENTLLQKEYTLATDANYLEVRNYAEKVIATNYITGGYYYNSLMQHMDIADLGRYQHDPAYLNQMTFRVRDNHFTFFRLHLLALRSCEFVASTVDTNHPQHENLRTIGNRIDSFFEFKKVEEGRLELKHLTTGEIFLVNQNSIQNFQEPTADQLFYMEIVPWEGTWNLSGMMSAVERDQIDLNSDQEMDQAYVVEALYQKTTLIEKASQQVADLKELFVKKHQGQLAFMEESEISSYIHNLTNTYREQVGLPLIEEVENPNEARATPVTAFYNAKIGLEFFGGIETLFPLQNNPYFVENENEPVNYAQNLLQLLVQKFYSVGLVQHYYELYEKEINEQFFYPLNSETIDFLIRFYKSETYHQQPHVMIK, from the coding sequence ATGAAAAAAAACCGCATTTATATACAGGATTGGCTAGGACAGCACCCTTATCAAGGAAGATCGGATGCCGATCGTTTTTATTTAGAAGTAGCCAATGATATACAGGATGCCTTAAATACACTTTGGTTTGATGAAGAAGAAACCGATGCCCTGATCAGACCTGAAATGATTAAAACACTTAGTGTTTATTTGACGTGCTATCTGGAGGATGTGGTTTCCGGAACAAAACTTTTCGATGCTTTCCGAAAAGAGCACCAGGCAATTTATGGAAAGGTGCTCCCTTTTTTCGAAGATGCGGCATTAACAGACTATTACCCGGAAGATATCAATCCGCAAGATGTATTAGTCCTTGCATGGTTATTTTTCAGCGAGCGTAATCCACACCTTTTCTTGGATAAAGAAGGCCGTTTACTGGCTTTGGTGACCGATCTAGCTTATGCTGTTTTGGAAGAGTATTATGAGACTGCACCTGAAAATACGCTGTTACAAAAAGAATATACGCTAGCTACAGATGCCAATTATCTTGAAGTACGCAACTATGCTGAGAAGGTAATTGCGACCAATTACATCACCGGTGGTTATTATTATAACAGTTTGATGCAGCATATGGATATCGCTGACTTAGGACGCTATCAGCACGACCCGGCCTACTTAAATCAAATGACTTTCCGTGTTCGAGACAATCATTTCACTTTTTTCCGCCTGCACTTATTAGCGCTGAGATCCTGTGAATTTGTTGCTTCGACTGTAGATACTAACCATCCGCAACATGAGAATCTAAGAACCATCGGCAACAGAATTGATAGCTTTTTTGAATTTAAAAAAGTGGAAGAGGGCCGTTTAGAATTGAAACACCTGACAACTGGAGAAATTTTCTTGGTCAATCAAAATTCGATTCAGAACTTTCAGGAACCTACTGCTGATCAACTCTTCTATATGGAGATCGTGCCATGGGAAGGGACCTGGAACCTATCGGGTATGATGTCTGCTGTCGAAAGGGATCAGATTGACTTAAATTCAGACCAAGAAATGGATCAAGCATATGTTGTCGAAGCTTTGTATCAAAAAACAACACTTATCGAAAAGGCATCACAACAAGTCGCAGACCTCAAGGAACTGTTTGTTAAAAAACATCAAGGCCAGCTGGCATTTATGGAAGAATCTGAAATCAGCAGCTATATCCACAACCTGACCAATACGTACCGCGAGCAGGTGGGGCTTCCGCTAATCGAAGAGGTTGAAAATCCGAATGAGGCAAGAGCTACTCCAGTTACGGCATTCTATAATGCTAAAATTGGCCTGGAATTTTTTGGTGGAATCGAAACGCTATTCCCGCTTCAGAATAATCCGTATTTTGTCGAAAATGAAAACGAACCAGTCAATTATGCGCAAAATCTATTGCAGCTCCTGGTTCAGAAATTTTACTCCGTTGGACTTGTACAACACTATTACGAATTATATGAAAAGGAAATCAATGAGCAGTTTTTCTATCCACTAAACAGTGAAACGATTGATTTTCTGATCCGTTTCTATAAAAGCGAAACCTATCATCAACAGCCACATGTGATGATTAAGTAA
- a CDS encoding S41 family peptidase, which produces MKIALQQPFGKWVVFILVAFFFVSCKKNTPDPEPEPEPIVRTTDQKIRDSIYYYYKLYSIWEEKSIPKYELPSEFTDKYNSASSVLNALKGMTPAYANYAQYGGVYDRFSFIDGLNGYNINATAKLKMDRNDGYGLYISMGTVDSKVARPVIYFIEGGSPADKAGLKRSDMVTAINGETDFTVAINCDASGCKPVDPNALNNMRNRVANALEGGGLQLALLRQDGTTYNVSLSYGSYTIDPIYQDSVYEYATKNVGYFALSSFEEIERNNYNQQRVDASFKTFEDKRIEDLVVDLRYNTGGYVDAAVYIANKIAGKKVPERNLMVTYICNAYMERTQKGTNGMFRDTYFSQTSTLNLRKVYFLVSEKTASAAEMLINVLKPYMNVQIIATGTHTYGKPVGFFEQIIEDRVSFWPASFQLKNADDFADYWDGLVADKPNVNDYIFLPTGDTQETMLETALEDAVPGSTKKTSARVRASQHARMSLGGAVNALPERGLLKN; this is translated from the coding sequence ATGAAGATAGCGCTACAGCAACCTTTCGGAAAGTGGGTTGTTTTTATTCTGGTTGCATTTTTTTTCGTTAGCTGTAAAAAAAATACACCAGATCCAGAACCGGAGCCTGAACCAATTGTACGAACCACGGATCAAAAGATCCGGGATAGTATCTATTATTATTATAAACTGTACTCCATATGGGAAGAGAAATCCATTCCAAAATATGAGCTTCCATCCGAATTTACAGATAAGTATAATTCTGCTAGTAGTGTTCTCAATGCTCTGAAAGGTATGACTCCTGCCTATGCGAACTATGCACAGTATGGTGGTGTGTATGATCGCTTTTCTTTTATCGATGGACTTAACGGTTATAATATCAATGCTACAGCGAAGTTAAAAATGGATCGAAATGATGGTTATGGTTTATATATTTCCATGGGTACGGTTGATTCTAAAGTCGCAAGACCTGTTATCTATTTTATTGAAGGAGGTTCACCTGCTGATAAAGCTGGGTTAAAGCGATCGGATATGGTAACGGCTATCAATGGCGAGACCGACTTTACTGTTGCGATCAATTGTGATGCTTCAGGCTGTAAGCCTGTAGATCCCAATGCGCTTAATAATATGAGAAACCGTGTAGCCAATGCACTTGAAGGTGGCGGTCTTCAGCTCGCGCTCTTGCGTCAGGATGGAACGACTTATAATGTAAGTCTTTCTTATGGTTCATATACCATCGATCCTATTTATCAAGATTCCGTATACGAATATGCCACTAAGAATGTCGGTTATTTTGCACTTTCTTCTTTTGAAGAGATAGAACGCAATAATTATAATCAGCAACGCGTAGATGCTTCTTTTAAAACGTTTGAAGATAAGCGAATTGAAGACCTTGTCGTTGATTTGCGCTATAACACAGGAGGTTATGTCGATGCTGCGGTATATATTGCGAACAAAATAGCAGGAAAAAAAGTTCCTGAGCGGAACCTTATGGTGACCTATATCTGTAACGCTTATATGGAGCGCACTCAGAAAGGTACCAATGGTATGTTCAGAGATACTTACTTCAGTCAGACAAGTACGTTGAATCTGCGTAAAGTATATTTTCTGGTAAGTGAAAAAACGGCTTCAGCGGCAGAGATGCTGATTAATGTCTTAAAACCTTATATGAACGTGCAGATTATCGCGACAGGAACACATACTTACGGTAAACCTGTTGGTTTTTTTGAACAGATTATTGAAGACCGTGTTTCCTTCTGGCCAGCATCTTTCCAGTTGAAAAACGCTGATGATTTCGCAGATTACTGGGATGGATTAGTGGCAGATAAACCTAATGTAAATGATTATATCTTTTTGCCGACAGGTGATACGCAAGAGACGATGTTAGAGACGGCTCTGGAAGATGCAGTACCGGGAAGTACAAAGAAAACGTCGGCCCGTGTTCGTGCAAGCCAACATGCCCGTATGTCACTTGGTGGTGCTGTCAATGCTCTACCTGAAAGAGGTCTTTTGAAAAACTAG
- a CDS encoding replication-associated recombination protein A, producing the protein MATRIPLAERMRPKKLEDYVGQQHIIGHDAVLYHAIQQKNIPSMLLWGPPGVGKTSLALLMAKELGRPFFSLSAIQAGVKDIREVIDKAERLMNLNQEQAAMNFNQEQPILFIDEIHRFSKSQQDSLLGAVERGLVTLIGATTENPSFEVISALLSRCQVYVLEHLSSEDLIGLVEKSLHEDEYLKALNIEIEEYEAILRLSGGDARKLLNVLELVSNAAVLHHEPITNAFVLKQVQQNMAIYDKTGEQHYDIISAFIKSIRGSDPNAAIYWLARMIEGGEDPSFIARRLLILASEDIGNANPNALLLANTCFQAVNVIGWPESRIILAQAVTYLASSPKSNASYEAINKAQAIVKQTGDLSVPLHLRNAPTKLMKELNYGAEYKYAHAYPGNFVLQEFLPDQLSGMTLYDPGKNPQEEKLRQGLRDKWKEKYRY; encoded by the coding sequence ATGGCTACACGAATTCCACTGGCAGAGCGCATGCGTCCCAAGAAATTGGAAGATTATGTTGGACAGCAACATATTATCGGTCACGATGCGGTATTATATCATGCCATCCAGCAAAAAAATATTCCTTCCATGTTACTTTGGGGACCTCCGGGAGTTGGTAAGACCAGCCTTGCACTCTTGATGGCCAAAGAATTGGGGCGTCCATTCTTTTCCTTAAGTGCTATTCAGGCCGGTGTGAAAGATATTCGCGAAGTTATTGATAAAGCAGAGCGACTGATGAATTTAAATCAGGAACAAGCGGCTATGAATTTTAATCAGGAGCAACCCATTCTGTTTATTGATGAGATCCACCGTTTTTCTAAATCACAACAGGATTCTTTATTAGGGGCTGTTGAACGGGGCTTAGTGACGCTTATCGGGGCAACGACAGAAAATCCATCTTTCGAAGTCATATCTGCACTACTATCGCGCTGCCAAGTTTATGTTCTTGAACACTTAAGTTCCGAGGACCTGATCGGCCTAGTGGAGAAATCCTTACATGAAGACGAATACCTCAAAGCATTGAACATTGAGATTGAAGAATATGAAGCTATTTTACGTCTGTCAGGTGGTGATGCCCGTAAGCTTTTAAATGTGCTTGAACTGGTCAGTAATGCTGCAGTACTTCATCATGAACCGATTACGAATGCATTTGTGCTGAAGCAGGTACAGCAGAATATGGCTATTTATGATAAGACAGGTGAGCAACATTACGATATCATATCTGCTTTTATCAAATCGATCCGTGGATCAGATCCCAATGCAGCCATTTATTGGCTGGCACGTATGATCGAAGGGGGGGAAGATCCTTCTTTCATTGCTCGTCGTCTCCTGATATTGGCTTCTGAAGATATCGGCAATGCCAATCCCAATGCTCTACTGTTAGCGAATACGTGTTTCCAAGCTGTTAATGTAATCGGATGGCCCGAATCGAGGATTATTTTGGCGCAGGCCGTGACTTACTTGGCCAGCTCTCCTAAAAGCAATGCCTCTTACGAAGCAATCAATAAGGCACAAGCTATCGTGAAGCAAACGGGAGACCTTTCCGTACCCCTTCATTTGCGAAATGCGCCGACTAAATTGATGAAAGAGCTTAACTATGGAGCCGAATATAAATATGCGCACGCCTATCCTGGAAATTTTGTGTTGCAGGAGTTTTTGCCCGATCAACTGAGCGGTATGACTTTATACGATCCAGGTAAAAATCCACAGGAAGAAAAGTTAAGACAGGGATTACGCGATAAGTGGAAGGAAAAATATCGGTATTAA
- a CDS encoding 3'-5' exonuclease — MTSDLTFTAIDFETATGHQNSACAVGIVTVESGIITNEFYSLIQPPRNEYMWQTTRVHGIKPRDTQHSPTFKELFPSIQSLLTNKLMIAHNELFDRNVLRKTMLHYGLSYEELQLAEMWECTYKIYRNKGFKPARLNACCEVLGINLNHHEALSDAKACAELYLRHPFVATLVEG, encoded by the coding sequence ATGACATCAGATTTAACATTTACAGCGATAGATTTTGAAACAGCAACAGGGCATCAAAATAGTGCCTGTGCAGTTGGTATCGTGACAGTGGAATCGGGTATCATTACAAATGAATTTTACTCCTTGATTCAGCCACCCCGCAATGAGTATATGTGGCAGACGACCCGTGTGCATGGCATCAAACCCCGTGATACGCAACATTCCCCAACTTTTAAGGAGTTATTTCCTTCCATTCAATCGCTTCTGACGAATAAATTGATGATCGCACACAACGAGTTGTTCGATCGCAATGTTTTACGCAAGACGATGTTACATTATGGTTTGTCTTACGAGGAACTGCAGCTTGCCGAAATGTGGGAGTGTACTTATAAGATCTATCGTAACAAAGGTTTTAAACCAGCCCGCTTAAATGCCTGCTGTGAAGTGTTGGGAATCAATCTCAATCACCATGAGGCTTTATCCGACGCGAAGGCCTGTGCCGAATTATATTTGCGCCATCCTTTTGTAGCGACATTGGTGGAGGGGTAG
- a CDS encoding arylsulfatase: protein MKKPALFALFFALSSIAIAQKKTDRPNIVFIMADDLGYGDLGAYGQQIIETKHLDALAKEGMRFDNFYAGTSVCAPSRSALMTGQHTGHTPVRGNKELEPEGQLPLADSVQTIAMLLQKAGYATGAFGKWGLGMVDTYGSPRNKGFDEFYGYNCQRQSHRYYPTHLWHNQERIELEGNGLLAKGQYAPELIQEKALEFIDNNKDKPFFLYVPTVLPHAELSGPNDQYYEQYANKFEEKAHKGNDYGLKATIPGYASVAKPRATYASMVSRMDAQVGQIIAKLKDLSLLDNTIIVFTSDNGAHREGGADPDFFNSSAGLRGYKRDLYEGGVKTPFIVYWQGKVAPGTTSNYLGAFWDVLPTLAEVAKAGKPQYTDGLSFVPTLLGKPKKQKQHDYLYWEFHEDGGRQAVRQGDWKLILQKVRSGNPVAELYNLKQDPKEQNNLATSNAKKVEELRKIIAKAHVETSDFPLVR, encoded by the coding sequence ATGAAAAAACCAGCACTATTTGCGTTATTTTTTGCACTGAGTAGTATCGCAATAGCACAAAAGAAAACCGATCGCCCCAATATTGTATTTATAATGGCAGATGACCTGGGTTATGGTGATTTAGGAGCTTATGGACAGCAGATTATTGAAACGAAACATCTGGATGCTTTAGCAAAGGAGGGGATGCGTTTTGATAATTTTTATGCAGGAACTTCAGTTTGTGCTCCATCCCGATCTGCATTGATGACAGGCCAACATACCGGTCATACGCCTGTCCGAGGCAATAAAGAATTGGAGCCAGAAGGGCAGCTACCTTTAGCTGATTCGGTGCAAACGATCGCCATGTTGCTACAAAAAGCAGGTTACGCGACTGGTGCATTCGGAAAATGGGGCCTCGGTATGGTGGACACCTATGGATCGCCTCGTAATAAAGGTTTTGATGAGTTTTATGGCTACAACTGCCAACGTCAATCGCACCGTTATTATCCGACACACCTGTGGCATAATCAAGAACGTATTGAGCTTGAGGGTAATGGTTTATTGGCAAAAGGGCAGTATGCTCCTGAATTGATCCAAGAAAAAGCATTGGAATTTATTGATAATAATAAGGATAAACCATTTTTCTTATATGTACCCACGGTCTTGCCTCATGCCGAGTTATCCGGGCCTAACGATCAATATTATGAGCAATATGCCAACAAGTTTGAAGAAAAAGCACATAAAGGAAATGATTACGGACTAAAAGCTACGATTCCAGGATATGCTTCTGTTGCTAAGCCAAGGGCTACTTACGCCAGTATGGTGAGCCGTATGGATGCACAGGTTGGACAGATCATTGCTAAGTTAAAGGACCTAAGTTTGTTAGATAATACGATTATCGTTTTTACAAGTGATAATGGTGCACATCGTGAAGGTGGTGCAGATCCCGACTTTTTCAACAGTTCGGCAGGTTTACGAGGTTATAAACGTGATCTATATGAGGGTGGTGTAAAAACTCCTTTCATTGTTTATTGGCAAGGAAAAGTTGCTCCTGGCACTACCTCCAATTATTTAGGAGCATTCTGGGATGTCCTGCCGACTTTAGCTGAAGTGGCAAAAGCAGGTAAACCGCAATATACAGATGGTCTTTCTTTTGTTCCGACATTATTGGGAAAACCTAAAAAGCAAAAGCAGCATGATTACCTATATTGGGAGTTTCATGAAGATGGCGGCCGTCAAGCAGTGCGTCAAGGTGACTGGAAATTGATTTTGCAAAAAGTGAGAAGTGGAAATCCTGTTGCTGAACTGTATAATTTAAAACAAGATCCTAAAGAGCAAAATAATTTGGCGACGAGTAACGCGAAAAAAGTAGAAGAATTACGTAAGATCATCGCGAAAGCACATGTGGAAACGAGTGATTTTCCTTTAGTTAGATAG